The following proteins are co-located in the Alkalidesulfovibrio alkalitolerans DSM 16529 genome:
- a CDS encoding UDP-N-acetylmuramoyl-tripeptide--D-alanyl-D-alanine ligase, which yields MLLSVAEIAAVTAADPTGLSAAELARELRRVVVDSREAREGDLFACLPGERADGHDFAAQAVEKGAGAVLASRPLPHVAAPVLVVRDVLAALGVLARAWRLSRRSRVIAVTGSAGKTTLKEMLATTLSTRFTVARNHKNFNNQLGLPLSILGTSGEEDYWVMELGISRRGDMEELGAIALPDVAVIHNIGPAHLEGLGDLKGVAKAKAALVGFVREGGTAVINRSHPDLWEAACAHGVPLVALSTREDVTGDVVCLWRGPAGPGLGRFELSVMGEKISCELPYPGEHFAENVGAVFAVAALAGFTPDETARTLTRAVAVEGRFSCREIGGSTLIDDTYNANPLSMRRAIACAEGMAAGRPLVLVLGDMLELGESAVEAHRDLGRFIAKTAVRAVFWRGERAEDVRLGLGGESWRGLFVAVQSPEDFAAAWAGFVAREGCDGVVLVKGSRSCRMEEFCALLENGLRAGEGES from the coding sequence ATGCTCTTGAGCGTGGCCGAGATAGCCGCCGTCACGGCGGCCGATCCGACCGGCCTTTCGGCCGCCGAACTCGCGCGCGAGTTGCGCCGGGTGGTGGTGGACAGCCGCGAGGCGCGCGAGGGCGATCTTTTCGCCTGCCTGCCGGGCGAGCGGGCCGACGGCCACGACTTCGCGGCCCAGGCTGTGGAAAAGGGCGCGGGCGCGGTGCTCGCGTCGCGGCCCCTGCCACACGTCGCAGCTCCGGTGCTCGTGGTGCGCGACGTACTGGCGGCGCTCGGTGTCCTGGCCCGGGCTTGGCGCTTGTCGCGCCGTTCGCGCGTCATCGCCGTGACCGGATCGGCGGGCAAGACGACGCTCAAGGAGATGCTCGCAACGACCCTCTCCACACGCTTCACGGTGGCCAGAAACCACAAGAATTTCAACAATCAGCTCGGCCTGCCCCTGTCCATCTTGGGAACCAGCGGCGAAGAAGACTACTGGGTCATGGAGCTTGGCATCAGCAGGCGCGGCGACATGGAGGAGCTTGGCGCCATCGCCCTTCCCGACGTGGCCGTGATCCACAACATCGGCCCCGCGCATCTGGAGGGTCTGGGCGACCTCAAGGGCGTGGCCAAGGCCAAGGCCGCCCTGGTGGGTTTCGTGCGCGAAGGCGGAACGGCCGTGATCAATCGCAGTCACCCCGATCTGTGGGAGGCCGCCTGCGCCCACGGCGTGCCGCTCGTGGCCCTGTCCACGCGCGAGGACGTCACGGGCGACGTGGTCTGCCTGTGGCGTGGACCGGCCGGACCGGGCCTGGGTCGCTTCGAACTCTCGGTTATGGGCGAGAAGATATCCTGCGAGCTTCCCTATCCTGGCGAGCACTTCGCCGAGAACGTGGGCGCGGTCTTCGCCGTGGCCGCGCTGGCTGGATTCACGCCGGACGAAACCGCGCGGACGCTTACGCGCGCCGTGGCCGTGGAAGGGCGCTTCAGCTGCCGCGAGATCGGCGGGTCCACTCTCATCGACGACACCTATAACGCCAATCCGCTCTCCATGCGCCGGGCCATCGCCTGCGCCGAGGGCATGGCCGCCGGACGTCCGCTGGTGCTGGTGCTGGGCGACATGCTCGAACTTGGCGAGAGCGCCGTTGAAGCTCACCGCGACCTCGGCCGTTTCATTGCCAAGACGGCCGTGCGGGCCGTCTTCTGGCGGGGTGAGCGGGCCGAGGACGTTCGCCTGGGTCTTGGCGGCGAATCCTGGCGTGGCCTGTTTGTGGCCGTGCAAAGTCCCGAGGATTTCGCCGCAGCCTGGGCAGGATTCGTGGCCCGCGAGGGCTGCGATGGCGTGGTCCTCGTCAAGGGCTCGCGTTCCTGCCGCATGGAAGAGTTCTGCGCGCTGCTCGAAAACGGCCTGCGCGCCGGGGAGGGTGAATCCTAG
- a CDS encoding UDP-N-acetylmuramoyl-L-alanyl-D-glutamate--2,6-diaminopimelate ligase, producing MTTDSRWSELLDRVGRGLMVWTHSGKIRPGDVFVALPGARVDGSAYIPEALRRGAGYVVAKSAEGWPADLARETGAELVLRPDPSRALGELARAFFKTDAHPFKLVGVTGTNGKTTTTYLIEYLMHANNRRVGVLGTINYRWPGVVLESQLTTPDCWKLHELLANMARAKVEAVVMEASSHALDQGRVAGLSFDVAVMTNLTQDHLDYHGTMEAYFAAKTRLFTEYAAPQGTAVLNWDDPSCAALLKTIPGAMGYGLTEPPQGDFKPLQGRLISSTAAGMQMEVLWEDRKIAFTTPLVGRHNAQNLLAAFAAGLSLGLPLKAVKELEGFHGVPGRLERVPNDKGLNVFVDYAHTPDALENVLAAITAIGPRKLYVVFGCGGDRDRTKRPLMGRAVCKWADVAVLTSDNPRHEDPLRIMDDVRPGLSSCKRIIEEVDRREAIRLALKEIGPEDVLVVAGKGHEMYQQIGDLKFPFNDANVVREVLQCS from the coding sequence ATGACGACCGACAGCCGGTGGAGCGAGCTTTTGGACCGCGTGGGGCGGGGGCTGATGGTCTGGACCCATTCGGGCAAGATCAGGCCCGGCGATGTTTTCGTGGCTCTGCCCGGCGCGCGGGTGGACGGCTCTGCCTACATTCCCGAGGCGCTTCGTCGCGGTGCGGGCTACGTGGTGGCCAAGAGCGCCGAGGGCTGGCCCGCGGACCTTGCCCGCGAGACTGGGGCCGAGCTCGTGCTCAGGCCCGATCCTTCGCGCGCCCTGGGCGAGCTGGCCCGGGCCTTCTTCAAGACGGACGCGCATCCCTTCAAGCTCGTGGGCGTCACCGGCACCAACGGAAAGACGACCACCACCTACCTCATCGAATACCTGATGCACGCCAACAACCGCCGCGTCGGGGTGCTTGGGACCATCAACTACCGCTGGCCCGGCGTGGTCCTCGAATCGCAGTTGACCACGCCGGACTGCTGGAAGCTGCACGAGCTTCTGGCCAACATGGCCCGCGCCAAGGTCGAGGCTGTGGTCATGGAGGCTTCCTCCCATGCCCTGGACCAGGGTCGCGTGGCCGGGTTGTCCTTTGACGTGGCCGTGATGACCAACCTGACCCAGGACCACCTAGACTATCACGGAACCATGGAGGCCTACTTCGCGGCCAAGACGCGGCTGTTCACCGAATACGCCGCGCCGCAAGGCACGGCCGTGCTCAACTGGGACGATCCTTCCTGCGCCGCACTCCTGAAGACGATCCCCGGCGCCATGGGCTACGGGCTGACCGAGCCGCCCCAGGGCGACTTCAAGCCTCTGCAGGGCCGCCTGATTTCCTCCACAGCCGCGGGCATGCAAATGGAAGTGCTCTGGGAGGACCGCAAGATCGCCTTCACCACGCCGCTCGTCGGTCGCCACAACGCCCAGAACCTTCTGGCCGCCTTCGCCGCGGGGCTGTCGCTCGGGCTGCCGCTGAAGGCCGTGAAGGAATTGGAAGGCTTTCATGGCGTGCCAGGCAGACTCGAACGGGTGCCCAACGACAAAGGGCTGAACGTTTTCGTGGACTACGCCCACACGCCCGATGCTCTGGAGAACGTGCTCGCGGCCATCACCGCCATCGGTCCGCGCAAGCTTTACGTGGTTTTCGGCTGTGGCGGCGACCGCGACCGCACCAAGCGGCCGCTCATGGGCCGCGCCGTGTGCAAGTGGGCCGACGTGGCCGTGCTGACCTCGGACAATCCCCGTCACGAGGACCCCTTGCGGATTATGGACGACGTGCGTCCCGGCCTTTCCAGCTGCAAGCGGATCATTGAGGAGGTCGACCGACGCGAGGCCATCCGTCTGGCGCTCAAGGAGATCGGCCCCGAGGACGTTTTGGTCGTGGCTGGAAAAGGGCACGAGATGTACCAGCAGATCGGTGACCTGAAATTCCCCTTCAATGACGCCAACGTGGTGCGCGAGGTGCTGCAATGCTCTTGA
- a CDS encoding penicillin-binding transpeptidase domain-containing protein, with amino-acid sequence MSMRNPRKKPAPVAKTARPGSGRWRIVVVAVLFGLTWVALWARAGQVQLVQGEELAEKARRQHVMGSFERGERGDILDRNGRSLARSVRFNSVYVRPGEVENLDAMIRHLAEVLRQPVGELRQKLVRSRDFVWVARQIDDRAAAVLAERKFKGVYLTPEFGRLYPNNHLAGQVLGFAGVDDNGLEGVERSMDSVLAGGRADFLVQRDASGNRLYLDDQGREVNIRGRDVVLTLDAHIQDLAETALARSVEHFNGRAGVCVVVDVASGEILALAHYPFFNPNVYRRQNADLWRNRAAMDIFEPGSTFKPFLVAAALQEKKITPQSRYYCENGRWKLGRHTIRDDIHAYEWLTVDEIMRYSSNIGSAKIGLELGAKRYASYLSRLGFGERPGLALPGASKGLMRAPEKWREMDIAAISFGQGIGVTVLQMARAFLCLANDGVTRELKLVKSPIVSESEPGERVFDEDVARAVRRMMVDVVHKDGTGVRARIDGLVVGGKTGTAQKPLPEGGYGRNYISSFVGFYPGDKPKYLIMALVDDPSRAFYGSTVALPVVHDVALGALAYACELPGQDNAPVELAALAVPSNEVSARVVREAQPVPEGKVPDLRGLPLRKAVEILVRQGVVPLVEGNGAVVAGQSPTPGTAWPKAAQPFTLRLKGHAES; translated from the coding sequence ATGAGCATGCGAAATCCCAGAAAGAAGCCCGCGCCTGTCGCGAAAACCGCCCGTCCCGGCAGTGGGCGCTGGCGGATCGTGGTTGTGGCCGTGCTTTTCGGCCTGACCTGGGTCGCGCTGTGGGCACGCGCGGGGCAGGTGCAACTCGTGCAGGGCGAGGAACTGGCCGAGAAGGCCCGCCGCCAGCACGTCATGGGGAGCTTCGAGCGCGGCGAGCGCGGCGACATCCTGGACCGCAACGGCCGCAGTTTGGCCCGCAGCGTGCGCTTCAACTCCGTGTACGTGCGTCCCGGCGAGGTCGAGAATCTCGACGCCATGATCCGCCACCTCGCCGAGGTGCTTCGCCAGCCCGTGGGCGAGTTGCGGCAAAAACTCGTCCGCTCCAGGGACTTCGTCTGGGTCGCCAGGCAGATCGACGACCGCGCGGCCGCCGTCCTTGCGGAGCGGAAGTTCAAGGGTGTCTACCTGACTCCGGAGTTCGGGCGGCTGTATCCCAACAACCATCTCGCCGGGCAGGTGCTCGGCTTCGCCGGAGTGGACGACAACGGGCTCGAAGGCGTGGAACGCTCCATGGACTCCGTGCTCGCGGGCGGACGGGCGGATTTCCTCGTACAGCGTGACGCCTCGGGTAACCGCCTCTATCTCGACGACCAGGGCCGCGAGGTCAACATCCGGGGCCGCGACGTGGTGCTGACCCTGGACGCACACATCCAGGATCTGGCCGAGACGGCTCTGGCCCGCTCGGTGGAGCATTTCAACGGCCGCGCCGGAGTGTGCGTCGTCGTGGACGTGGCCTCGGGCGAAATCCTGGCCCTGGCCCATTACCCGTTCTTCAATCCCAACGTCTATCGCCGCCAGAACGCCGACCTGTGGCGCAACCGCGCGGCCATGGACATCTTTGAGCCCGGCTCGACCTTCAAGCCCTTCCTCGTCGCCGCAGCGCTCCAGGAAAAGAAAATCACGCCCCAGAGCCGTTACTACTGCGAAAACGGACGCTGGAAGCTCGGCCGCCATACCATCCGCGACGACATTCACGCTTACGAGTGGCTGACCGTGGACGAGATCATGCGCTATTCCTCGAACATCGGCTCGGCCAAGATCGGCCTGGAACTCGGTGCGAAGCGCTATGCCTCGTATCTTTCCCGGCTCGGTTTCGGCGAACGGCCCGGACTGGCCCTGCCCGGCGCGTCCAAGGGGCTCATGCGGGCTCCCGAAAAATGGCGCGAGATGGATATTGCGGCCATCTCCTTCGGCCAAGGCATCGGCGTCACGGTTCTGCAGATGGCCAGGGCCTTCTTGTGCCTGGCCAACGATGGCGTGACGCGCGAATTGAAGCTGGTCAAGAGCCCAATCGTCTCGGAATCCGAGCCCGGAGAGCGAGTTTTCGACGAGGACGTGGCTCGTGCCGTGCGGCGGATGATGGTCGACGTGGTGCACAAGGACGGCACGGGCGTGCGCGCGCGCATCGACGGCCTCGTCGTGGGCGGCAAGACCGGCACGGCGCAAAAGCCACTGCCCGAGGGCGGCTACGGCCGCAACTACATTTCCTCCTTCGTCGGCTTTTATCCCGGCGACAAGCCCAAGTACCTGATCATGGCCTTGGTGGACGATCCCTCGCGTGCCTTCTACGGCTCCACCGTGGCCCTGCCCGTGGTGCACGACGTGGCCTTGGGCGCGCTGGCCTACGCCTGCGAACTGCCCGGCCAGGACAACGCGCCGGTTGAGCTCGCGGCCCTCGCCGTTCCCTCGAACGAGGTTTCCGCCAGGGTCGTGCGTGAGGCGCAGCCTGTTCCCGAAGGCAAGGTGCCTGATCTGCGCGGCCTGCCGCTGCGCAAAGCGGTGGAAATTCTGGTGCGTCAGGGTGTCGTACCGCTTGTCGAAGGAAACGGCGCGGTCGTGGCGGGGCAGTCCCCCACGCCTGGCACGGCTTGGCCCAAGGCGGCCCAACCATTCACCCTGCGGCTGAAAGGCCATGCGGAATCCTGA
- the rsmH gene encoding 16S rRNA (cytosine(1402)-N(4))-methyltransferase RsmH — MARECGTGEWGHLPVMPAQVVAALSLRPHGRYLDGTLGLGGHARLVLDAEPTARLLGLDRDEEALSRARERLRDCGDRFTAWHGPFSRFEDAMDEVGWEFLDGALVDLGVSSMQLDVPERGFSFLRDGPLDMRMDPTSGAAPASALVNKASFERLRQIIGELGEEPMAGRIAKAIVAAREEAEIETTARLAVIVESAYPAKWRRTARNHPATRTFQALRLAVNDELGELERFLNRIPERLAPGGRVAVISFHSLEDRMVKRFFRDEAKGCVCPPRQPLCTCGIAPRLRLVTKKPLIPDEDEMMRNPRSRSAKLRVAERLAPETFDG, encoded by the coding sequence ATGGCCCGGGAATGCGGGACGGGCGAGTGGGGGCATCTCCCTGTCATGCCCGCCCAAGTCGTCGCGGCTCTTTCGCTGCGCCCTCACGGCAGGTACCTCGACGGAACGCTCGGCCTTGGCGGCCATGCGCGGCTCGTGCTCGACGCCGAGCCCACGGCGCGCCTTCTGGGGCTTGATCGCGACGAGGAGGCGCTTTCGCGCGCGCGCGAGCGTCTGCGCGACTGCGGCGACCGTTTCACGGCTTGGCATGGGCCGTTCAGCCGTTTCGAAGACGCCATGGATGAGGTCGGCTGGGAATTTCTCGATGGGGCGCTTGTGGACCTCGGCGTGTCGAGCATGCAGCTCGACGTACCCGAGCGAGGCTTTTCCTTTCTGCGCGACGGCCCCTTGGACATGCGCATGGACCCCACGTCCGGCGCGGCTCCGGCCTCGGCGCTGGTGAACAAGGCCTCGTTCGAGCGGCTGCGCCAGATCATCGGCGAGTTGGGCGAAGAACCCATGGCCGGGCGCATCGCCAAGGCCATCGTGGCCGCGCGCGAGGAGGCCGAGATCGAGACCACGGCCCGTCTCGCGGTCATCGTGGAGAGCGCCTATCCCGCCAAGTGGCGGCGCACGGCCAGGAACCACCCGGCCACACGCACCTTCCAGGCCCTGCGGCTGGCGGTCAACGACGAACTGGGCGAACTCGAACGCTTTTTGAACCGCATCCCCGAGCGACTGGCTCCTGGCGGCCGCGTGGCGGTCATCTCCTTCCATTCGCTGGAGGACCGCATGGTCAAGCGGTTTTTCCGCGACGAGGCCAAGGGCTGCGTCTGCCCGCCGCGTCAGCCGCTGTGCACCTGCGGCATCGCGCCCAGGCTCAGGCTGGTGACGAAGAAGCCGCTCATCCCGGACGAGGACGAGATGATGCGCAACCCCCGCTCGCGCTCCGCCAAGCTGCGTGTGGCCGAGCGCCTGGCGCCGGAGACTTTCGATGGCTAG
- the mraZ gene encoding division/cell wall cluster transcriptional repressor MraZ, giving the protein MMFRGHSHRSIDPKGRLMLPPDFREILDAGGSGGKLVLTKYDGCVVGYSLSEWNQVQAKFTQIKNPSRQIRNFMRVFIGGSEILELDRQGRVLIPQSLRTYARLDKEVILVGVGIKFEIWNREAFEEIEAQDFDDVADAIAATGVEVGF; this is encoded by the coding sequence ATGATGTTTCGGGGACATTCCCACCGCAGTATAGACCCCAAGGGCAGGCTCATGTTGCCGCCCGATTTCCGGGAAATCCTCGATGCCGGGGGTTCCGGGGGCAAGCTCGTGCTCACCAAGTACGACGGCTGTGTGGTGGGCTATTCCCTGTCCGAGTGGAACCAAGTCCAGGCCAAGTTCACCCAGATCAAGAACCCCAGCCGGCAGATCCGCAATTTCATGCGCGTCTTCATCGGCGGCTCCGAGATATTGGAACTGGACCGGCAGGGCCGGGTCCTCATCCCGCAGAGTCTTCGCACCTACGCGCGCCTGGACAAGGAAGTGATCCTCGTGGGCGTGGGCATCAAATTCGAAATCTGGAACCGTGAGGCCTTCGAGGAAATCGAGGCCCAGGATTTCGACGACGTGGCCGACGCCATAGCAGCCACCGGCGTCGAGGTGGGATTTTAG
- the pyk gene encoding pyruvate kinase, protein MRTKIMATVGPASRDEDTLARLVGAGIRLFRLNFSHGSAADFAPVVERLRAVEVRLGEDLTLMMDLSGPKLRTCESAEVEVAQGQEVLMGLPGHGAAAALPFICLDMPDVLAALSIGDEVALSDGMLRFTVEGRPEEGLVLLKALNAGFAPPRKGVAFPDLDLSIASLTAKDMEDIAGGVALGLDAVAVSFVGGPDEIALVRSRMAELGASLPVIAKVERRAAVGRLDALIEASDAIMVARGDLGVEYPPARLPALQKRIIAACNAVGKPVIVATQMLLSMVSGPMPTRAETTDVANAILDGADCLMLSEETAIGRDPVRVVRTMRDIAHDAEEYLFSERSPKAHAADESVERVLAASACTLAERLDAAALVAHTMSGGTARLLAMRRPRQPIKALSPDPAVRRFLNFSWGVRPRPAPLEHEAHLERAEAFVDASPDVPDGAFCVILAGQPKRGRSSTRTNVVKLYRK, encoded by the coding sequence ATGCGCACCAAGATCATGGCCACTGTCGGCCCCGCCAGCCGCGACGAGGATACACTCGCGAGGCTTGTGGGCGCAGGAATCAGGCTGTTCCGGCTGAACTTCTCGCACGGAAGCGCGGCCGATTTCGCGCCCGTGGTGGAACGGCTGCGCGCCGTGGAAGTCAGGCTCGGCGAGGATCTGACCCTGATGATGGACCTCTCCGGCCCCAAGCTGCGCACATGTGAATCGGCCGAGGTGGAAGTGGCCCAGGGGCAGGAAGTGCTCATGGGCCTGCCCGGCCACGGTGCAGCGGCCGCCCTGCCCTTCATTTGCCTGGACATGCCCGACGTGCTGGCGGCCCTCTCCATCGGCGACGAGGTGGCCCTCTCCGACGGCATGCTGCGCTTCACGGTGGAGGGTCGTCCCGAGGAGGGGCTCGTGCTGCTCAAGGCCCTGAACGCTGGCTTCGCCCCGCCGCGCAAGGGCGTGGCTTTTCCCGACCTGGATCTTTCCATCGCCAGCCTGACCGCCAAAGACATGGAGGATATAGCTGGCGGCGTGGCCCTGGGACTGGACGCCGTGGCCGTCTCCTTCGTGGGCGGCCCCGACGAGATAGCGCTGGTACGCTCGCGCATGGCCGAACTGGGCGCGTCGCTGCCCGTCATCGCCAAGGTCGAGCGACGCGCGGCCGTGGGCCGCCTCGACGCGCTCATCGAGGCGTCGGACGCCATTATGGTCGCGCGCGGCGACCTGGGCGTGGAATACCCGCCCGCCAGGCTTCCCGCGCTGCAAAAACGTATCATCGCCGCTTGCAACGCAGTAGGCAAACCTGTAATCGTTGCGACACAAATGCTCTTGAGCATGGTCTCGGGCCCCATGCCTACAAGGGCCGAGACGACGGACGTGGCCAACGCCATCCTCGACGGCGCGGACTGCCTGATGCTCTCCGAGGAGACGGCCATCGGCCGCGACCCGGTGCGCGTGGTCCGGACCATGCGCGACATCGCGCATGACGCGGAGGAATACCTCTTTTCCGAGAGGTCGCCAAAGGCCCACGCTGCGGACGAGAGCGTGGAGCGCGTGCTCGCCGCCTCGGCCTGTACCCTGGCCGAGAGGCTGGATGCGGCCGCGCTCGTGGCCCACACCATGAGCGGCGGGACGGCGCGGCTTCTGGCCATGCGCAGGCCCAGGCAGCCCATCAAGGCGCTTTCGCCGGACCCGGCCGTGCGGCGCTTTCTGAATTTCTCCTGGGGGGTCAGGCCGCGCCCCGCCCCCCTGGAACACGAAGCGCACCTCGAACGGGCCGAGGCCTTCGTGGACGCCTCGCCGGACGTGCCCGACGGCGCCTTTTGCGTGATCCTGGCGGGACAGCCCAAGCGCGGCCGGTCCAGCACCAGGACGAACGTGGTCAAACTCTACCGGAAATGA
- a CDS encoding HD-GYP domain-containing protein, translating into MASKKLTDVPDHLNEEYYQISPDILESFSKFRPPLDIFRFKEEVARIEPFYRVGERLDKERIDELARLTREGFSFVSRVDHPVYVKHIAHQLDLVLVDKNLKEREIADIFAEALGMRLEGFFEQPVKAALDRLNEDLMVLTEYLWNDVYRIRALLRRLRREHTLANHALNCGLVGLGLFLKINESEIGKEITRKTFDHVTLGLFLHDLGMSKIPLFIRNKTQALSRDEQQKILNHTLVGREMLSKLDLRYKEVEACLGEHHERLDGSGYPQKLKGREISPLGRLCAVVDSYCAMITDRAHAKAMEPAEAAKILAEDQRRYDPRFTLPLQAMVLAGR; encoded by the coding sequence ATGGCCAGCAAGAAGCTTACCGATGTCCCGGACCACCTGAACGAGGAATACTACCAGATCAGCCCGGACATCCTGGAAAGCTTCTCGAAATTCCGCCCCCCGCTGGACATTTTCCGCTTCAAGGAGGAAGTGGCCCGCATCGAGCCCTTCTACCGCGTGGGCGAACGCCTGGACAAGGAGCGCATCGACGAACTGGCCCGCCTGACGCGCGAGGGCTTCAGCTTCGTCTCGCGCGTGGATCACCCCGTCTATGTCAAGCACATCGCCCACCAACTCGATCTGGTGCTCGTGGATAAGAACCTCAAGGAGCGCGAGATCGCGGACATCTTCGCCGAGGCTCTGGGCATGCGGCTGGAGGGTTTTTTCGAGCAGCCCGTGAAAGCGGCCCTTGACCGTCTGAACGAAGACCTGATGGTGCTCACCGAATACCTGTGGAACGACGTCTACCGCATCCGGGCGCTCTTGCGCCGCCTGCGCCGCGAACACACCCTGGCCAACCACGCGCTCAACTGCGGCCTGGTTGGGCTCGGCCTGTTCCTCAAGATCAACGAATCCGAGATCGGCAAAGAGATCACGCGCAAGACCTTCGACCACGTGACGCTCGGCCTGTTCCTGCACGACCTGGGCATGAGCAAGATCCCGCTCTTCATCCGCAACAAGACCCAGGCGCTCTCGCGCGACGAACAGCAGAAGATACTGAACCATACCCTGGTGGGCCGGGAGATGCTCTCCAAGCTCGACCTGCGCTACAAGGAGGTCGAGGCCTGCCTGGGCGAGCACCACGAACGGCTCGACGGCTCGGGCTACCCGCAAAAGCTCAAGGGCCGCGAGATCTCGCCTCTGGGGCGCCTGTGCGCGGTGGTGGACTCCTATTGCGCCATGATCACCGACCGCGCCCACGCCAAGGCCATGGAGCCCGCCGAGGCGGCCAAGATCCTGGCCGAGGACCAGCGCCGCTACGACCCGCGCTTCACCCTGCCGCTTCAGGCCATGGTCCTGGCCGGGCGCTGA
- a CDS encoding ABC transporter permease gives MASRLMQFMRLARMALISLWAFRLRSLFVIVATGLGIASLTIIVAAVDGAQRKAIEMTDSFGPDAAFVIGGDIFSRALGRRTMSLTWSDVRALRQSLPGAYLVVPLRAVGNISLRYGNRNTTASLIIGATENYATAWNWPLSEGRDLNEEDILRAAKVTILGAEVARDLFGDESPLGKTIQANGTPLTVIGLLSERGLTTGHGVSVDNRLVAPITTLQQRFGLDRQYFRSLRVKFHDVHNMHANVENLRSYLRKLHNLAPGQPDDFTILTADEILKFLSMLRGSLVAFLGVTATVAILVGGFVLANLFYLSVSERAQEIGIRRAFGARSGAIMTQFLCEAVALTLLGALLGQVLGLSLGQLLERLEILEIQLSFKIFLLSMGSAVAIGLIFGLRPARQAAKLDPIQALRS, from the coding sequence ATGGCTAGCAGGCTCATGCAGTTCATGCGCCTTGCGCGCATGGCCCTGATCTCGCTTTGGGCTTTCAGGCTGCGCTCGCTGTTCGTCATCGTGGCCACGGGGCTTGGCATCGCTTCGCTCACGATCATCGTCGCGGCCGTGGACGGGGCGCAGCGAAAGGCCATCGAGATGACCGACTCCTTCGGCCCGGACGCCGCATTCGTCATCGGCGGGGACATCTTCAGCCGCGCCCTTGGCAGACGCACCATGAGCCTGACCTGGAGCGACGTGCGCGCCTTGCGCCAATCCCTGCCCGGGGCCTATCTTGTCGTGCCACTGCGCGCGGTGGGCAACATCTCGCTGCGGTACGGCAACCGCAATACCACGGCCAGCCTTATCATCGGCGCCACCGAGAATTACGCCACGGCCTGGAACTGGCCGCTCAGCGAAGGCCGCGACCTGAACGAGGAAGACATCCTCAGGGCCGCCAAGGTGACCATCCTTGGCGCGGAGGTCGCCCGCGATCTCTTCGGCGACGAATCGCCGCTGGGCAAGACCATTCAGGCCAATGGCACGCCCCTGACCGTGATCGGGCTCCTCTCCGAGCGCGGCCTGACCACCGGGCACGGCGTGAGTGTGGACAACCGCCTGGTCGCGCCCATCACCACCTTGCAACAGCGGTTCGGGTTGGACCGCCAATACTTCCGATCGCTGCGCGTCAAGTTTCATGATGTGCACAATATGCACGCGAACGTCGAAAATTTGCGCAGTTATCTACGAAAACTGCACAATCTTGCACCTGGACAGCCCGACGATTTCACCATCCTCACGGCGGACGAAATTCTCAAATTTCTGTCCATGCTCCGGGGGAGCCTCGTGGCTTTCCTGGGCGTGACCGCCACCGTGGCGATCCTCGTGGGCGGCTTCGTGCTGGCCAACCTCTTCTACCTCTCGGTCAGCGAGCGCGCCCAGGAGATCGGCATCCGCCGCGCCTTCGGGGCGCGGTCCGGGGCGATCATGACCCAGTTCCTGTGCGAGGCCGTGGCCTTGACGCTCCTTGGCGCGTTGCTCGGGCAGGTGCTCGGGCTCTCGCTCGGGCAGCTTCTGGAACGGCTGGAAATCCTCGAAATCCAGCTCTCCTTCAAGATATTCCTGCTCTCCATGGGCTCGGCCGTGGCCATCGGCCTCATCTTCGGGCTTCGGCCCGCGCGCCAGGCCGCCAAGCTGGATCCCATCCAGGCCCTCCGCAGCTAG
- a CDS encoding ABC transporter ATP-binding protein, which produces MSGDTLVRLKDIRKTYSQEGLDVEILKGISLLIGAGEFVALQGPSGSGKSTLLHILGLLDRPTSGTYELDGRDVSDLTDDEQSEARGRLIGFVFQSFYLIPYISALHNVMLPAQYSSAPEREVRERAQRLLSMVGLADRMDFRPTQLSGGQQQRVALARALVNQPRMLLADEPTGQLDSTTSVEIMDLIASINQTQGTTVVVVTHEEATAAYASRRVVVTDGLVSHG; this is translated from the coding sequence ATGAGCGGCGACACGCTCGTCCGGCTGAAGGACATCCGCAAGACCTACAGCCAGGAGGGGCTGGATGTCGAAATCCTCAAGGGGATATCGCTTTTGATCGGCGCGGGTGAGTTTGTGGCCCTGCAAGGCCCCTCGGGTTCGGGCAAATCCACGCTCCTGCACATTCTGGGGCTCTTGGACCGGCCCACCTCGGGAACCTACGAACTGGACGGCCGCGACGTCTCCGATCTCACCGACGACGAGCAGAGCGAAGCGCGCGGCCGACTCATCGGATTCGTCTTCCAGAGCTTCTACCTCATCCCCTACATATCGGCTTTGCACAACGTTATGCTGCCCGCGCAGTATTCTTCCGCGCCCGAGCGCGAGGTGCGCGAGCGGGCCCAGCGGCTCCTGTCCATGGTGGGGCTTGCCGACCGCATGGATTTTCGACCCACGCAGCTTTCTGGTGGACAGCAGCAGCGCGTGGCCCTGGCCCGGGCCCTGGTCAACCAGCCGCGCATGCTGCTCGCCGACGAACCCACGGGCCAACTCGACTCCACTACCAGCGTCGAGATCATGGACCTCATCGCTTCCATCAATCAAACACAGGGCACGACCGTGGTCGTCGTGACCCACGAAGAAGCGACCGCGGCCTACGCGTCGCGCCGCGTCGTCGTCACCGACGGACTCGTCTCCCATGGCTAG